ATCTCGCCGCCGGTAGCCGTCTCGATCGCCTCCGCGAAAGGCTTGTAGACATCCTCCACGACGAAGTGAGACGGCGGCTGGAAGTCGGCCAGCTTCAAATCGCGCGCCGAGGCCAGCGGCGCCATCATAACCAGTGCGGCCGCAACGGCCGCAGTGAGTGTCCTTTTCAGCATCTTCCTCTCTACTCCTGTTTCGGATGCTCGGGCGGCCCCGGAGGGATCGCCTTTCGCAGGCATTTCCGCGCGACGACGCAGCAACGCACGGCATTGCGAGCCGCCGTTGCCGGTGGCCGCGGAAAAGTTCAGGCTGTCCTAGTGGTGCTCTTCGAGCGGCTCCCGGTCTCCCGCAGCAGGCAGACGGAAACCGCAGGGATGACATCGCATCGTCCGGTCTTCCATCGAGACTTGATTGATAAGTCGACGTACCATAAGCACGGATTTGCGAATGCGGTCAATCAAAAAGTAAGTGCATTTACTAGTTTGCGAAGACGACTGGCCTGTAGAGGCGGTCAGCCGAACATTCCGGCCGCAATGCCGCCAATCGGGAGATCGTGGACGGATCCCGACCTGTCCCGCAACCCCGGTTCCAATTCCCGGGACCGCGACTAGTATTTCCCAATGACAACAGCCTTTTCAGGCATGGAGATGGGGGAATGGAAATGGAATTCGAATGCTATCGCGGCGTCGTGCATCCCTGGCTCTGCGATGCAATGGGGCACATGACGACTCGTCACTACACCGCGATGTTCGATGACGCCTCCTATCACATGTTCTCAATGCTCGGTTTCACGCCCGAACACCTCGCTTCAGGCATCGGCCTCGCAGACGTGAAACTGACAACCTCGTTTCTCGCCGAACTGAATGCCGGGGCGCTCGTCATCATCCACGGCAAGGTGACACGCATCGGCACGAAATCGCTGACCGCCTTCTACCGGATGAGCAATCTGCACACCGGCGAGACAGCGGCGACCGTGGAAGCCGTGACGGCGCAGTTCAACCTGAAGACCCGACGGGCCATCCCGCTCCTGCCGGAAATCCGCGAGGGTGCCGCGCGGCATCTCGCGGAAGGGACCGCCCCGCCAGCCTGATGCTCTCCTACGACAAGCGCGGTCAGCTCTTGAAGCCGTATTTGCGCATGATCGCCCAGATCGCCTTGTTCAGCGCCACAAGCTGCGCGATGCTGTCGCTGATGCGGTCGATTTCGCGGGCATCGAGCTGCTCGACCTTGCCGTACCGCACCGCATCCCGGCTTTCGACTATCCGCATCAGTTGCGTCGCCCCGCGACCGCTTTCCGGATCGAAGGAATAGATGCAGTGATTGTATTTGTTGCGCAGACGCAGTTCCCGCGTCAGCTTCCGGCTGACTTCGAGGACGGCATCCCTGCAATCCTTGGGAGTCTTCTCCATCTTCGCAAGTCTTTCGACCAGATCGATTCGCGCGCGCGGCGTGTTCAGCGTCAGGAAAATGATGATGGCGGTTTCCTTGTCCGTACGCGCCAGCCCCCCAATCAGGTAGATCAGAAGACTCTCCGTATTTGTCCACGTGTAATTGAGCTGCCCTATGAGAAGCAGTATGCGCTGCAATTCGGCAGCCGGGTCTTCGAAGGCTCGGCCCGATGATGCCGCAGCAGATGTTGGCTTCCCCGACTTCACGACCTGAGCCATCGGCAGATCACGCCTGCACGCCCGGCGTTTTCTCGTTCGCAAAGAAGAGCGCCGCGGCCTCGGTACGGTTGTGAACACCGAGCTTCTTGATGATGTTGTGAATGTGTATCTTGACCGTGTTCTCCGACAACTCCAGATCGGCCGCGATAACCTTGTTCTGGCAACCCTGCGCCACCATGCACAGGACTTCCTGTTCCCTGGTCGTCAGCTTCTCCAACATGCGCCGTGCAGCTTCCGGCCTGGCCGCGCTCGCCAGATCGGCCTGGATGCTTGCGGAATCCGCCACTCGGTGATGAGCGCCCTGCAGCTTGCGAATCAGGTTCGGCGGGATGTACTCGCCACCCTTCAGCATGATCTGCAGAATCGACAGCCAAATATCGAGATTCACATCCGTCGGCAGGATGCCCTTCACCGCCCCCGACAAGATACGACTCACCAGGAAATCGTCCGGATCAAGATGCATCGGCGCCATAACAGCGACCGTGGATGCCGGATCCGGAAACCGGGCCTCGTCGTCGAGGCTCGCAAATTCCGCGTAACAGGCCAGGTCGATCAAAATCAGCTGTGTGTTCGATTGCGCCAGTTCCCGGGCCTGAGCGGCTTCGGGAATCAACCGAACATCGAGCCATGGAAATGCCCTCTCCACCGCCGCATGCAGGGCATCGGACATCGTATCCTGGCGTGCGATGATGAGAAGCATCCGTCGCGACCCGCCAGCCGGAGCGGGCCCGCCCGGTGTGGAAAAGATGCTGTTGGACAAGTTTTTGGGTAGAATAGCATTCTGGAACATTCTGGCCCTCCCGACCCTGAATTGAACAAGGGTTAACTCCCAGACATGCCCCTAGGGAAGAAAATCTAAACCATATCAATGGGAAGAGGAATAGCCCGATTGGTCTATGCCGATGAAATCCTACCCATTCGGGTTAATCATTTATCCTCCAAATTGACGCTTGGCCGAGCTTCCATTTCTTGGGAGCCGCCGACCAAATAATGCTCAATACCAAGATTTAACAGTGAAATCTGGCCTGCTGATTCGCGAGTTTCGGGATGCGCGAATCAGCTTGGGGCCAAGCTTCTCGACTTCCCAAGCGTTCGTTCTTCACACAGCTTTTTTCGGCCAGGTCACTCGCCGCGACATTATCCCCAGCCGCATCACCGCCGCGAGTCCCGATATGGCACACATTCCTTCGCGGAAACCGCTGCCGGACGCCCGGAATAGACCTATGGGTGTAGCGCGAAATGTTGTCTTTAGCGCTGCCAAGGTCGGCGCGACACTCCCTCCGTTACATGGGGCGGGAATATCAGGACAAAGCGTTCGGCAGCTTCCCGATTCGTGCCTTGCCCCGATTGGCCCGCCTCCACCTGAAACATCAGGATGGGAGGACATCCACGACGACAATTCCAAACACGATTCCGAGGTGCACGCCGCGTAGGCTCGCGTCCGCGCCCTCGAACACCAAGAAATCCTAGAAACAGACCGAACGGCAAAGACCCAAAACAGATGAATTGCGGTCACGCTGTCCCGGTCTTCCATAAAGGAAGAAGACAATGAACAGACATTGGTTCCCATGGGACTGGCAGAGACAAGACCAGGATCAAGAGCAGGATCAGGATCAGTGGCAAGATCAGGATCAGTGGCAGGTTCAATTCGGCAAATCGATCAGTGAAGCCGATTCGGACTCTGATGCCGATGCCAAGTCCGAAAGCGAATCCGAAGCGGATTCGGATGCCAAGTCGGAATCGGAAAGCGAAGCCGAGGCCGAAGCGAAGTCCGAAAGCGAATCCGATTCCGACGCCGACGCCAAGGCTGACGCAAACGCAGACGCCGATGCTGACGTCGACGTGAAGGTCGAGAACGAAAACGAGAACAAGAATATCAACATCAACAAGGCGGAACTGGAGAGCAAAACCGATGTCGATGTTGATGTCGACGTGAACGCCGATCTCGACCCGTTCTCAGACATCGAACTCGAAGACTCCGATGTCGAGAACCTTATCGTCAACAAGAGCGGAACGGTCGACCTTGATCCCGGCGACGACATCGACGTCGCGATTTCCGGGCTCAACAACTCGCTCAACGGCGTCGGAAACGACAATGCCATCGTCATCAACCAGGTCGCGACTCTCGAAGACAACGACAAGCTTGATGAAGCCAAGGTCGATAACGACGGCGGCTTCACGCAGCGCTTCGATGTCAGGGGTGGTACGGCCGAGGCATCCGAAGGCATCGAAGCCGGCGGAACGGGCGGCGACAGCGACGGCGATGCCAAGAGCGAAGGTGGCGAAGGCGACGATGCCGATGCCAAGGCCGACGACGCCTATGCCTATGGCGGCGCCGGTGGCTACGGCGACGGTGGCGAAGCGACCGGAGGCGATGGCGCGATTGGCGGCGATGCCGGCGCTATCTCGGCGGCCCTCGGCGCGCTCGGCGTAGGCCTCGGCAGCGGCGGAGCGTCCAATGACGGCGGCGACGGCGGCAAGGCCGAGTCCGAAGGCGGCAATGCCGACGCCTGGGATGGTGGAAAGGCATCCGCTGATGGCGATGACGTCAGCGCCAGCGACGCCGGCAACAACTCTGCCGACGGCGGTTCTGAAACTGGTGGAGCAGTTGGCCTTGGTGCTGGTGTCGGCACCGGTATCGGTGGCCTGGGTCTCGGCGCTGGCAACGGCTTCGGGGCCGGTTCCGGCACCGACAGCGGCAATGCCGGCAACGGTGGCGGCAGCGGTACCGGCGGTAGCAATACCGCACAGGGTGGCAATGGCGGCTTCGCACTGGGTGGCGACAGCAAGGCCTTCGGCGGTGACGGCGACGATGCCGACGGCGGCAATGGCGGCGATTCCGAGGGCGGCAACGGCTTCGGCTCCGGTTCGGCCTTCGGCAATGCCATGTCGGCTGCGGGCGCCATTGGCGGCGCAGGCGGCTCAGGCGGAGCAGCCACCGGCGGTGAAGGCGACGGTGGCATGGGCACCGGCGGCTTCGCGATGGGCGGCGATGCCATTGCCTGGAGCGTCGGCGGCGATGCCGGGAATGCCTCCTCCGGCGACGGCGGTGCCGGCGGTGCCGGCGGCATGTGGGGTTCGAACAATGGCGACGACGGCTTCGTCGAAGGCCATTCGACCGCCACGGCCGATGCCATTGTCGATACCGAGGCGTTCAACATGGACCTCGTGCTCGGAGCGAACCTGCAGCAGAACGCGGTCGACATGACCGTGGTCGGCGGCAGCCTCACCAGTTCCGTGTCGTCGGTCGGTGAAGACGATGGCGTCGACGGCGTGCTGGGCTAGCAGCCTCCTGGCCTGATCAAGAGATGGGCTGCGCGGTCTCCGCGCAGCCTCCTTTTCCGGGGCAACAAGATCAAACGAGTCTAACCAACCGACCCAAAACAGGGGGATATCATGATCCGCGACTGGATTACCGAAGCTATCGCCCATTTTGTCGGTCTGTTCGAGACGATCATAGAAGCAGCCCGATCGCGGGAATCCTATGACGAATTCCGTGCGGCCCGCGCTGCCGAGGAAGAAACCAGGCAGTTGGAACAAAGCCGGCCCGACACGGAAGTCGAGCTCGAGCAGGAGGAATTCGAACCCGACTCCGACTACCAGCCGCTTCCTCCGGAAGTCGAGAAGCTGGCGATGGTGAACGCGGTCCGGTTCGAACAGCCCGATCCTGCGCAGATCGGGGAGAACGTCATCTATCCCGGCTACATTTCACAATCCGGCCAACCCCAGTCCTCGTCGGCCAAGGCGCTACCGCCCGAATTCGAGCCGATAGGCTCCTACGCGGTTGTCGTGAACCAGTTGAATCACCTTTCCGACAACGACAATCTGTCCATTGGCGGTTCGGGACTTGCTTTCGCCAATACCGATGACAGCAGCGAAAGCCTTGAACAGCTGCTGTCCGAAGCGCTTGAGCTCGCACCGCTTTCCGAACTGGAAATGCCCAAGACCGAAGCGGACATCCCCTCGGTCATCGAGGCAGCGAGCGGGAACCTCAACGATTTCATCGACGCTCACGGCGACGACGAGGGTGTCTCCGTCACGAGCAGCGGCGCCATTCAGGGTACTTTCGTCAACGGGAAGGCCGCGGAAGCAGCGCCCGAGATCAATGATCACTGGCACAAGGAAGAGCCCGAAGTGGACTTCACGCCGGAGAAGGTCAACGGCACCGACGAACCCGCGATCGAACTTGAAGCCGGCGGGAACGTTGCGGTCAACGAAGCGGTGATCATGAACAACTGGGTAGTCGCTCCCGTGATCGTGGGCATGGGCGACAGCTACGAGATCAACGCTATCGTGCAGATCAACGCATGGTGGGACCAGGATCTTGTCGCCACCGAGGCTTTCGACCATCACGACATGAAGGGGCACGGGCACGGCGGCACGAAGGCTTTCAACGTAGCCGATTTCGACCGTACCGATCCGTCGAAGGAAGGAAGCTCCGGCAGCCATTCCGGCGGCGACGATTCCTTGCAGTTCCCCGCCCAGTGGGCAGTCAGCTCCATCGAAGGCGACCTCGTCATGATGAACTGGATCGAGCAGATCAACTTCATCCTCGACAACGACCAGGCAGTCCTCGCATCGAGCGGCGTCAAGGCGAGCGTCGTCGCCGGCGGCAACTCCCAGTTCAACATCACGTCGATCGAGGAACTCGGTTCGTATTACGATCTCATCATCGTCGACGGCAGCATGTACGATGCAGCATTCATCCAGCAGATGAACGTTCTTGTCGACAACGACATCGTCGGCGCAGTCAACGGATTCGCGACCTCGGGCACAGCCGACACCACGATATCCGGGACGTCCGACAACCTGCTCTGGAATCAGGCAAGCATCACGAATATCGGCGGTTCGGACCGGTTCGACCCGATGTCGGACATGTACCAGCAGTTTGCCGAAACGATCGCCAATGGCAGCATGAGCGTGGCGGGCGGCAGCTTCGCCGACAGCGCCTTCGCAGGCCTCGCCGGCATCCGCGTGCTGCACGTGAAGGGCAGCATCTACGACCTGAAGTACATCAAGCAGACGAACATCGTCGGCGACAACGACAAGGTCGCCCTGGCGCAGAGCCAGGTCCTGTCAAACGATGCGGCGGACTGGGACATATCCACCGGCTCAAACGACCTGATCAACGTCGCCGCCATCTACGATGTCGATGCGACCGGATCGACACATCTCCTCGGTGAACACTATTCCCAGGAAATCCTGATCCAGGCCGATATCATCTCCTGCGATCCGGACCTGGGCGGGCAGGATCCGAACGTGCTGATCAACGAAGCGATCGCCTTTCTCGACGATCAAATGGTTGGCTCGGAAACCGAAAGCTCCGAAAATCCGGTGGGTGCTCCCGCGCCATGCGACACAACGCATCCCGACGTCATGCAGTCGATGCTGGCCTGACGGATAAAAGGGGGAGCAACAGGCATGAAAACATACCGTGAAGGCTTCCGCAGTGTCGGCCCCGAGCGCAGGAAATGGGAACCACAGCGTCGTATTGAACCCACGCCGGGAGAGCCGCCATCGAAAACCATGCCTCCGGATGAAGGCCTGCGCAACCGGCTCGCCAACCTGACGCAGAAAACCGAGCACAGCCTCGACGACATCGACCGGTCCGTGGACGCGCTACGCTGTGCCACTTATGCAGGACCGACGAAACGCCTGCGGCCAGAAGCCAGGATGGCTGCCCAGCCGCGCACGGAACGGATGATTCCCGCCCCGCCCGCCGAGTCTCCGGCGGAAAGCGAAGCCACGCCGGACGGCGCGACAACCGCCGACATTGATGCAAGGGCCCGTCGTGACAACGATATGCCGGCGGCAGAACCGCGCACGGAAACAACGGCGCCAGCCGAACCGGCGGACGACAACGGCGCGACGAACGATGCCGGGACCGATCCGGGAAACGGGCCCGCGCTCGGCGCAAACGACTCCAAGACAGCGGATGATACCCCGACCGGAAAAGCGCGGACGGAAGCGAAAACGGAAGTCTACGAACCGGGGAAAGTGGTCCTCGACGGAGACTCCGGCCCGGTCATGGCGCGGCCGAAGGATCCTGACAAGAAATCCCCGAAGACAGTCGACGGTGGCGGTAGCGGAGCCGGATCCGGCAGCGGTGATGGCGGCGGTGGTGGCCATTTCCACAAGCGTCTCGGTCCGGTGGACTTCAGCGCCAGCCTGAAGGCCGGCAAGCGCGCGATCCGCAAGAACATGGCGGTCGTCATTCTGTTCACCATCGCCACGAACATTCTCGTGCTGGCCATCCCGATATACCTGTTCCAGATTTCCGATCGGGTGCTGACCAGCCGATCCCACGACACGCTGGTCATGCTCACTGCGGTGATCGTGCTCGCGGTCATCCTGCAGGCCGCCTTCGACGCGATCCGCCGCTTCATACTCATGCGCACCGCCGTCGAGGTGGCTGTCCAGCTCGGATCCCCGGTTCTGAGCGCGGCAGCACGCGCCTCGCTGCACAGCAACGGCAAGGAATACCAGGTGCTTGGCGACCTGCAGCAGCTTCGCCAGTTCCTCGTTTCCGGGACGCTGCTGGCATTTCTGGACGTGCCCATGGCACCGCTGTTCTTCCTGGCAGTTTTCTTCGTGCATCCGCAACTCGGCTGGATCGTCGTGGTCGCCGCACTGGCACTGTTGTTCATAGCCTTCATCAACCAGAAGACGACCTCGGCGCCGTTCGCCGATGCCAACCAGCATCTGAGCCGCGCAAACCTTCATCTCGACTCGATGTCACGCAATTCCCAGATAATCAATGCGATGGCCATGATCCCGGAAGCGGTGAAGATATGGGGGCGCGACACCGCCAAGTCGCTTTCCAGCCAGGTAAAGGCCCAGGATCGGAACATCGTTTCCGCCGCATTCTCAAAAGGCTCGCGCATGCTGACCCAGGTGGCGCTGCTTGGCTGGGGCGCGAACCTGGCGATCGCCGGGGAGATGACCGGCGGCATGGTCATCGCCGCCTCCATCATCGCCGGACGCGCGCTGTCGCCGATCGAAGGCGCCATCGAGGGCTGGAACAACGTGATCCAGTCTCGCGCCGCATATGGGCGGATAACGCAGCTTCTCACGGCATCGCCCATGAATTTCGAACGGCTGGAACTGCCGCGGCCCGAAGGCCGGCTCGACGTGGAACGCCTGCTCTTCGTTCCGCAGGGGACGAAACGGGTCGTCCTCAACGGCATCACCTTCTCGCTGCAGCCGGGCGAAAGCCTCGCGATCATCGGCAATTCCGGCGCGGGGAAATCGACACTCGGCAAGATGCTCGTGGGCTCCATCCTGCCGACCTCGGGCAATGTCCGGCTGGATCTCATGGATCTGCGCAACTGGGACCAACGCCAGTTCGGCGAAAACATCGGTTACCTGCCGCAGGACGTGCAGCTGTTCCCCGGCTCGATCAAGGCGAACATCGCACGGATGCGCGAGGATGCCACCGACGAGGCGATCTTCGAGGCGGCCAAGCTCGCGGACGTGCACGAGCTGATCGCCAATTTCGCCCAGGGCTACGAAACATTCGTTGCCGGTGACGGCACGCCACTGTCCGGTGGACAGAAGCAGCGGATCGCGCTGGCGCGAGCCTTCTTCGGCAATCCGCGACTGGTCGTCCTGGACGAGCCCAACTCGAACCTCGATTCGGACGGAGAGGCGGCGCTTGCCAGGGCCATGCAGCACGCGAA
This portion of the Oricola thermophila genome encodes:
- a CDS encoding helix-turn-helix transcriptional regulator; the protein is MLLIIARQDTMSDALHAAVERAFPWLDVRLIPEAAQARELAQSNTQLILIDLACYAEFASLDDEARFPDPASTVAVMAPMHLDPDDFLVSRILSGAVKGILPTDVNLDIWLSILQIMLKGGEYIPPNLIRKLQGAHHRVADSASIQADLASAARPEAARRMLEKLTTREQEVLCMVAQGCQNKVIAADLELSENTVKIHIHNIIKKLGVHNRTEAAALFFANEKTPGVQA
- a CDS encoding type I secretion system permease/ATPase; the protein is MIPAPPAESPAESEATPDGATTADIDARARRDNDMPAAEPRTETTAPAEPADDNGATNDAGTDPGNGPALGANDSKTADDTPTGKARTEAKTEVYEPGKVVLDGDSGPVMARPKDPDKKSPKTVDGGGSGAGSGSGDGGGGGHFHKRLGPVDFSASLKAGKRAIRKNMAVVILFTIATNILVLAIPIYLFQISDRVLTSRSHDTLVMLTAVIVLAVILQAAFDAIRRFILMRTAVEVAVQLGSPVLSAAARASLHSNGKEYQVLGDLQQLRQFLVSGTLLAFLDVPMAPLFFLAVFFVHPQLGWIVVVAALALLFIAFINQKTTSAPFADANQHLSRANLHLDSMSRNSQIINAMAMIPEAVKIWGRDTAKSLSSQVKAQDRNIVSAAFSKGSRMLTQVALLGWGANLAIAGEMTGGMVIAASIIAGRALSPIEGAIEGWNNVIQSRAAYGRITQLLTASPMNFERLELPRPEGRLDVERLLFVPQGTKRVVLNGITFSLQPGESLAIIGNSGAGKSTLGKMLVGSILPTSGNVRLDLMDLRNWDQRQFGENIGYLPQDVQLFPGSIKANIARMREDATDEAIFEAAKLADVHELIANFAQGYETFVAGDGTPLSGGQKQRIALARAFFGNPRLVVLDEPNSNLDSDGEAALARAMQHAKKNKITVVTITQRPSLLQSVDRILLLTNGTVAMFGTREEVLRALSLGGPPRTGIADNRNN
- a CDS encoding acyl-CoA thioesterase, producing MEMEFECYRGVVHPWLCDAMGHMTTRHYTAMFDDASYHMFSMLGFTPEHLASGIGLADVKLTTSFLAELNAGALVIIHGKVTRIGTKSLTAFYRMSNLHTGETAATVEAVTAQFNLKTRRAIPLLPEIREGAARHLAEGTAPPA